ACGGTCGACGACGCCGAGGCGGCGGTCGGCGTCATCCGCGACCGGCTCCGCGCGGCGGCCACCGGGAAGGTACGTCTGGCCAAACCGGGCTTCGGCCCGGCCGGGGTCTGAGACCCGGCAAGATCCGCGAGACACGACCTGGGCCGTGTCTTCAAAGTCCCGCCGGCCCGCGACGCCTGGTACGGCACCTCGCCGCGTTGTCGGAGTCGGCCGAGTACGGCTGGTCCATCCACAACGCCGATCCTCCGCCTTGCGATGCACCGCACAGCCGCCGCGGGCATCGCCCTGCGGGCGGACGGCGCTACTTCGCGGCCACGAACCTAGGGCCGGTCCATTGGTCGTGCCGTCGCCAGGCCCGCGAGGAGTCCGGCGCCCGCCGTCACCGGGGTGAAGCTCAGCGCGTTGCCCACGGTCGCCACGGCGGCCAGCGCCGTCAGCGCGGCCCCCGCGCTCAGTACGACGGATGTGGCGCGGGGCGAGCGCCACAGCGCGTACAGCAGCCAGCCGAACGCCGCCCCCAGCAGCAGCACACCCGCGACACCCTGCTCCGCCGCCAGTTGGAACGGCGCCGAGTGCGGCTTGCCGTCCGAGTTCAGCGACTCCAGTGCCGTGGGGCTCAGATCGCCGAACCGGTCGGGCCCGGCGCCCAGCAGCGGATTCTCCCGTACGAGATCCACCGCGTCCTCCCACAGAAGCACCCGGTGCGTCGTGAGCTGCCCCTCCAGCGACGACGCCAGCCCATCGGGCAACGCCTGGACGGCCACCGCCCACGAGGCCCCGGCCATCAGGCACGTCGCGATCACGAAACCCGTCAGGCCCAGCGTCCGACGGCGCATCCTCGCCGCGGCGAGCGAGCAGAGCAGCACCCCCACCGCCGCCACCAGCCCCGCCACGGAACCGAGCACCGGACCACTCGCCGCGGCCACCGCGGCGACCACCAGCAGGGCGTTGCGCCGCCCCGGCGACTCCGAGGCCGCTGCCGCGCAGCACGCGGCGCCCACGGCCAGGACCAGCAGCGCCGCGACCGCGCCCGTGTCGCCCGGCGGCGCGGCGCTCTCGGCGGCGTCGCCCGGTACGCCCTGACGGGCGGCGACGGCCATGACGTACGCGAAGGCGGCCAGCGCGAGCGCCGTGGCGACCGGCGCCAGGGATCCCGCGATACGTCCGCACGTGTAACCGGCGGCGACCGCGAGCACGGCCAGCAGCACACCCTCGGGTCGGCCCTCCCGGCCGGCCGCGCTGACCAGGGCCCATACCGCGCAGCCGACGAGGACCGCGGTGCCCACGATGTCGGAGGTGCCGCCGCGCTCGCGTGCGACGGACCGGTCCGCCGGTACAGCCACCCCGTAGACCCCCCCGTCCCGAGATTGCCCTGCCGACGAGAGCCGGACCGGCGGGGCACACCGCACCCCGCCCCAGGGCTGGCGCACACGCTAACGGCAGAGAAGGGGTTTTGTGGACATCTCGCGCAGAAACGTTGTGGCAGGAAGCGCCGGGGACCCGTCGGGCAGGCCCTCCGCACCCCGGCCGGACTGCCGCCTTCCGGTGACGCCACCGTAGACTCCGCCGGGTGAGCACCACCATCACCCCCGTCGAACCGACCGAGCCCGCTCCCGCGCCCGGGGGCAGGCGATGGCCGCGCCGGTTCGTACGGCCCGGCGCCGCGGCACTGTCCGGGCTGCTGCTCTTCGCGAGCTTCCCGCCCCGCCCGCTCTGGTGGCTGGCGCTGCCCGGATTCGCCCTGCTCGGCTGGACCCTTCGGGGCCGGCGCCCGCGGGCCGGATTCGGTCTCGGCTTCCTCGCCGGCCTCGGTTTCCTGCTGCCGCTGCTGAAGTGGACGGGCGAAGAGGTCGGTCCGCTGCCGTGGGTCGCGCTCGCCGCCGTGTCCGCGCTGTTCATCGGTGTCGTCGGGGTGGGGATCGCGGCCGTGTCCCGGCTGCCCGCCTGGCCTGTGTTCGCCGCGGCCGTATGGATCCTGGGCGAGGCCGCCCGCGCCCGGGTGCCGTTCGGCGGTTTCCCCTGGGGCAAGATCGCCTTCGGTCAGGCGGACGGCATGTTCCTGCCGCTCGCGGCCGTGGGCGGTACGCCGGTACTGGGCTTCGCCGTCGTGCTGTGCGGCTTCGGTCTGTACGAGGCCGTCCGTCTGGTCCTCGCCCGCCGCGCCGCCGCCACCGCGAGCCGGGCTGAAGCCGAAGCCGACCCGGACCGCCCTGCCGAGGGCACGACGCGGCCGGTGCCGCGCACCGCCGTGGCCGTCGCCGCGCTGTCCGTGCTCGTCCCCGTCGTGGGCGCCCTCGCCGCGCTGCCCCTCGTGGACGACTCGGCCGAGGACGGCACCGCGACCGTCGCGGCGATCCAGGGCAACGTGCCGCGCCTGGGGCTCGACTTCAACGCCCAGCGACGCGCGGTACTCGACAACCACGCGGAGCGCACCGAACAGCTCGCCGCCGACGTCAAGGCCGGCAAGGAGCCGAAGCCGGACTTCGTCCTGTGGCCCGAGAACTCCTCGGACCTCGACCCCTACCGCAACGGCGACGCCCGCCTCGTCATCGACGACGCGGTCAAGGCGATCGGCGTGCCTACGGTGGTCGGCTCCGTGCTCTCGCCCGACACCGGCAAGCTGCGCAACTCGCTGATCAAGTGGGATCCCGAGAGCGGGCCCGTGGCGACGTACGACAAGCGGCACGTCCAGCCGTTCGGCGAGTACATCCCGATGCGTTCCTTCGTACGGATCTTCAGCTCCGACGTCGACCGGGTGCGACGCGACTTCGGGCCCGGCGACAAGGTCGGCGTCTTCGATCTCGCGGGTACCAAGGTCGGTCTCGCCACCTGCTACGAGGCCGCTTTCGACTGGGCGGTGCGCGACACCGTCACCCACGGGGCGCAGCTCATCACCGTACCGAGCAACAACGCCACGTTCGGGCGCAGCGAGATGACCTACCAGCAGCTCGCGATGTCCCGCGTACGGGCCGTCGAGCACAGCCGGGCCGTCGTCGTCCCCGTCACCAGCGGCGTCAGCGCGATGATCATGCCCGACGGCGAGGTCGTGGACGAGTCGAAGATGTTCACCCCGGACGCCCTGGTGCGCGAGATGCCGCTGCGTTCCTCGCGGACGCCCGCCACCACGATGGGCACGCTGCCCGAGGCGCTGCTGGTCGCGGTCGCCGTCGGCGGTCTCGGCTGGGTGGGCGCGCGGACCGTACGTGCCCGCCGCCGGCCCGCCTCCGACGGCGTGAGCTGACACCGGCGCATAGGGTCGTGGCATGGGAACGCCAGACTTCATCCGCGAGATCCGTGCCACTGCCGGGCACCAGTTGCTGCTTCTGCCGGGAATCAGCGCGGTCGTCTTCGACGACGACGGCCGTGTGCTGCTGGGCAGACGCGCCGACACCGGCAACTGGTCGGTCGTCGGCGGGATCTCGGAGCCGGGGGAGCAGCCCGCGGTGACCGCTGAGCGCGAGGTGTACGAGGAGACCGCCGTGCGCTGCACGGCGGAGCGGATCGTGCTCGTACAGGCGCTGCCGAAGCCCGTGACGTACCCCAACGGGGACCAGTGCCAGTACCTCGACATCACGGTGCGCTGCCGCGCGACCGGCGGGGAGGCCAGGGTCAACGACGACGAGTCCCTGGAGGTCGGCTGGTTCTCCGTGGACGCGCTGCCCGAGCTGCGGGAGTTCGCCCGGTTCCGTATCAAGCAGTCACTCGCCGACGAACCCACCTGGTTCGAACGGGGCTCGGGCACCGTCTGAGCATTCCCGTACGGCGGCGACCATGCCCCGTCCCTCGCGTTACTGGAGTGCGTGGACCGCCGCCGTGAAGACCGTGGGGAGCCGGGCCGCGGCGGGCACGATCAGCCGGGCCGCCCGCGGGCTCCGGGTGACGCTCAACAGGCCCTCGGTGAGCACCCGGTGACGTCTCGTCAGCTTCGACCACGCCGCCGGATACGCCTCCGGGCGTCCCCGCGCCAGCGCGCGCACCGCCGCCCCGGCCGTCGACAGGGCCAGGGCGACGCCCTCCCCGGTCAGCGCGTCCACATACCCGGCGGCGTCGCCGACGAGGAGCACCCGGCCGGCCAGCGGACGGCTCACCCGCTGCCGCAACGGGCCCGCGCCCCGTACTCCGCTCGCCGCTCGTTCGCCCAGCAACGGCGCCAACTCCGGGAAGCGGGAAAGGTGTTCGGCGTAACCGCACCGCTCGCGGCTCAGCACTGCCACGCCCACGAGACCGTCCCCGACCGGCGTCACATACGCCTCGCCGTGTCGCGACCAGTGCACCTCCACGAAGTCCGACCACGGCGCGACACGGAAGTGCCGCCGCAGCCCGTAGCGGGCCGGTGCGCGGTCCGGCAGATCCAGACCGAGGGCCCGGCGGATCGGCGAGTGCAGCCCGTCGGCGGCGATCAGCCACCGCGCGGTCCTGCCCCCGGCGACGACCCGGTCGGCGCCCTGCCACACCTCACCGACCTTGCCCCGGACCGTCTCCACGCCGAGCGCGTCCGCCCGTCGCCGTAGCGCGGCGTGCAGTTCCGTACGGCGGACACCGAGACCCGTACCGTCCCGGAACCACGCCTCGGCGCCGCGCGCACCGTCCCGGTAGCGGATGCCGCGCAGTTCGCGCCCCGACACCGCGACGCCCATCGCGCTCAGCGCCGCCACACCACCCGGCATGATGCCCTCCCCGCACGCCTTGTCGACCGGGGTGGTGCGCGGCTCCACCACCACGGCCCGCAGTCCCGCCAGCGCGGCGTGGATCCCGGCGGCGAGACCGGCGGGGCCGCCGCCGGCGATCAGTACGTCGATCACGCGCGCGAGCCGGCCGTCGTACCCGTCGTCGTACCGGCCGTGGTACCAGCAGCCGTACCGGCCGTCGATCTGGCGGGGGCGACGGCGAGGGCCGCGTTCTCGCAACGGATCCGTACCACCATGAGGACGGCGTTGAGTCCGGTGAAGACGGTGGCCGTCACCCACGCCCCGTGCACCAGCGGCAGCGCCAGGCCCTCCGCGACGACGGCGACATAGTTCGGGTGGCGCAGCAGACGGTAGGGGCCGCCGGACACCAGGGGCAGGCCGGGCACGACGATCACCCGGGTGTTCCAGCGCGGCCCCAGCGTCCGGATGCACCACCAGCGCAGCCCCTGTGCCGCGACGACGACTCCCACCATCGTCCAGCCGAGAGCCGGCACGAACTCCCGCCCGGCCAGGGCCGTTTCGCAGAGCGCGCCCGCCAGCAGACCGGTGTGCAGGGCCACCATCGCCGGGTAGTGCCCGCGCCCGCTCTCCGTACCGCCGCGCTCCAGACTCCAGCGGGCATTCCGCCGGGCGACGACGAGTTCGGTGATCCGCTCACCGGCGACAGCCAGCACCAAGGCCGTGTACCA
This window of the Streptomyces niveus genome carries:
- a CDS encoding isoprenylcysteine carboxyl methyltransferase family protein, which codes for MWWYTALVLAVAGERITELVVARRNARWSLERGGTESGRGHYPAMVALHTGLLAGALCETALAGREFVPALGWTMVGVVVAAQGLRWWCIRTLGPRWNTRVIVVPGLPLVSGGPYRLLRHPNYVAVVAEGLALPLVHGAWVTATVFTGLNAVLMVVRIRCENAALAVAPARSTAGTAAGTTAGTTTGTTAGSRA
- a CDS encoding NAD(P)/FAD-dependent oxidoreductase, whose amino-acid sequence is MIDVLIAGGGPAGLAAGIHAALAGLRAVVVEPRTTPVDKACGEGIMPGGVAALSAMGVAVSGRELRGIRYRDGARGAEAWFRDGTGLGVRRTELHAALRRRADALGVETVRGKVGEVWQGADRVVAGGRTARWLIAADGLHSPIRRALGLDLPDRAPARYGLRRHFRVAPWSDFVEVHWSRHGEAYVTPVGDGLVGVAVLSRERCGYAEHLSRFPELAPLLGERAASGVRGAGPLRQRVSRPLAGRVLLVGDAAGYVDALTGEGVALALSTAGAAVRALARGRPEAYPAAWSKLTRRHRVLTEGLLSVTRSPRAARLIVPAAARLPTVFTAAVHALQ
- a CDS encoding NUDIX hydrolase, with product MGTPDFIREIRATAGHQLLLLPGISAVVFDDDGRVLLGRRADTGNWSVVGGISEPGEQPAVTAEREVYEETAVRCTAERIVLVQALPKPVTYPNGDQCQYLDITVRCRATGGEARVNDDESLEVGWFSVDALPELREFARFRIKQSLADEPTWFERGSGTV
- the lnt gene encoding apolipoprotein N-acyltransferase is translated as MSTTITPVEPTEPAPAPGGRRWPRRFVRPGAAALSGLLLFASFPPRPLWWLALPGFALLGWTLRGRRPRAGFGLGFLAGLGFLLPLLKWTGEEVGPLPWVALAAVSALFIGVVGVGIAAVSRLPAWPVFAAAVWILGEAARARVPFGGFPWGKIAFGQADGMFLPLAAVGGTPVLGFAVVLCGFGLYEAVRLVLARRAAATASRAEAEADPDRPAEGTTRPVPRTAVAVAALSVLVPVVGALAALPLVDDSAEDGTATVAAIQGNVPRLGLDFNAQRRAVLDNHAERTEQLAADVKAGKEPKPDFVLWPENSSDLDPYRNGDARLVIDDAVKAIGVPTVVGSVLSPDTGKLRNSLIKWDPESGPVATYDKRHVQPFGEYIPMRSFVRIFSSDVDRVRRDFGPGDKVGVFDLAGTKVGLATCYEAAFDWAVRDTVTHGAQLITVPSNNATFGRSEMTYQQLAMSRVRAVEHSRAVVVPVTSGVSAMIMPDGEVVDESKMFTPDALVREMPLRSSRTPATTMGTLPEALLVAVAVGGLGWVGARTVRARRRPASDGVS
- a CDS encoding O-antigen ligase family protein, with the translated sequence MAVPADRSVARERGGTSDIVGTAVLVGCAVWALVSAAGREGRPEGVLLAVLAVAAGYTCGRIAGSLAPVATALALAAFAYVMAVAARQGVPGDAAESAAPPGDTGAVAALLVLAVGAACCAAAASESPGRRNALLVVAAVAAASGPVLGSVAGLVAAVGVLLCSLAAARMRRRTLGLTGFVIATCLMAGASWAVAVQALPDGLASSLEGQLTTHRVLLWEDAVDLVRENPLLGAGPDRFGDLSPTALESLNSDGKPHSAPFQLAAEQGVAGVLLLGAAFGWLLYALWRSPRATSVVLSAGAALTALAAVATVGNALSFTPVTAGAGLLAGLATARPMDRP